Within the Carassius auratus strain Wakin unplaced genomic scaffold, ASM336829v1 scaf_tig00007640, whole genome shotgun sequence genome, the region atgaactttaaaCAGCCActcgcgttaaaaaaaaaaaaaaaaaaaatcatggaactTTAAATGCAAAAAGGTGTCTGGCGAATGAAACTAAACTCACAACCTATCTACTACCTACAAGGCCACAATTAAAGGTACTGAAGTATACAATTGACTAGAAATCACCGCTCATATTAAGACTGCTTTTACCAAATTCAAtaagaaaacaatatttaaaaaaaaagaatgattgtGATTAGCAAGTATGCTGGTGGAAttaaactcaaaactatttaagAATTCAAAAGAGAAACACTACACTACAATGTCATAGAACTGACTAAATTAAATTGTACTGCAAACTTTTTGGCAACATACTCCGTTCACCTTATCCAACTAAAAGTGCACCGTGACTACCACCTACtggacaaaatataaaaatgacaataaggACCAGAACAGGCGAATGGAGTAtctgtaaattaatttatttcaaatcagACAACATTGACAAATTCAGAATGACCCATACATATTTTGatcagacatttatttttttcctcttagATTCAGAATTCCTGTCATCAAGTATCCATACAAAAAAAATCCAGTCAGATCAGCTGTGAGGTTGGACAAGATTTAGCTTGATCCTGATTTTGTCTCATCTGAAATGGAGaaagcaacaattaaaaaaattggtcaaggtaaaaataaataaataaataaatattcacagaACAATGGTAAAgcacaaataaaatcaataaatagcaCTCTCTCCGAAATACCTAATGCAGTTATTGATTGTTCACTTCCTTTACATAGTGATTTCCATTTTTATACTGCAAATCCtgattttttttgtagtttgacATCGGATCAATTTCTCCCTTCATAACGGATTTGGAAAACTGTAGCATtgaatcacttgctcaccagtggatcctctgaagtgaatgggtgccggcagaatgagagtccaaacagcggattaaaacatcacaataatccacaccactccaatctATCAATTAATGTCATGTGAAGCAAAACATTCTAGAAGTTTAGAATAAACAATGCTTTTAACTTAAATAAGAGTCCATGATATGGCCTTCTCCACTGAAACGTCATGTCGGAATCAGGAGGGAAACAGTTCTAAacatatgttggtggattttgatgagaGGACAGATGTGTTTATAACATGATGGATTTCGtgcaaacacagcttttcacttcacaagattgtAACTGATGGATTCAAGTGGTGTGGTttagttgtggattattgtgttgtttggagtctcattctgacggcacccattcactgcagaggatccattggtgaacaaattatggaatgctacatttctcaaccatctacatcttggatgggtgaatacattttcaacaaatgttcCTTTTTGGATGAAATATTGCTTTAAGTGTATATTTCCTTTAGTTAAcagtttatttcaagtaacaactATTCTATGGTTTTAGGTCAAactaactataataaccctggtatgACAAGTGCACATGACGTACCACAGTGGTAGAGCTTCCTGATCCTTTGCACATCCAGATCAGACAAGTGAGTCCTCTGGCCAATAGTTATATTGCTCTCTTTGGGCTGAATTGTGGGTTGTCCATTGCGAGAGAAATAGTTActgcaaaacagaacaaaaatataaCTCAGGAAATTTGACTTCATGCACTCAGACAGCCATGCACACTATTCCCATACCTTCCATAATGCAAAATTGAATCCAGGTCATACTTCAGACCAAGTGTGTTTCCCTTTTTCTTCAAAAAATTTCCCTCTTTCCCTGTAAAATAAGAAGTGGACAGTATTGCCAGTAACTGATGCACTGATACTCCACAAGCCTTACTGGCTGCCTACTCGATCATATTTGATACTCAAATttctaaattatcaacatgacTAAAACAAGTAAAACTTGTCTACTGCATGTCTGCTGTCGTCTGATTTAGTATCATTGTGAACCCGTTCAGGTCATGGTACACACACTTTTGCAGTACAATCTTTACAGATTTtcataaagtaaacaaaaataattttttttttagttatcaatattttaagatgaatactgaagactgaaaaaattatttgacctgaTCATTCATTGTTTTGCCTGTTtggtgtttgttttttaaatcatgtttttttttttttttaaatcccgtTAAATGGGAGTCTCAAACATGATCAAATCAAACTTTTGAGGATGGTTTATTTGTCAATTTCTCACTCACTGTACTGCACTGCATTGTTTTCCCctccacaataataataagatcataaaatgaattatttaaatatctttcTAAGCCTATATTGGAAGATAATACCTCTTTTTCTGACTATTACAGTATgtgaaatttttttattgttttttaatggtGCAAAATaccaatattattataatacactAAATTCCAGTTAGAAGGGAGCATGTGTGTTCTATTCAAGGGCATTAAATTGTAAGAGAAGAGAGCAAAACAACAgtcatgaattagaagtacaGAATAAGGATTTGGATTTGAAGTCAAGAGGGACTGCTCCTTTACTGCAAACAAAACTTGTCTCTCATGATACTAGCATATTCTCACCGGGGCTTACGCTACGCTGGAATGGCACTTTctcatattaaaatgtatgtagttttaaatatggatatttaaaaaagaaaagaaaaaaaaaatctttttagtttttaatgatggatgaatgcactttattttgcttgaAAATATCAaaccccattcactgccattataaagcttggacattttttttatacGATTCTgaatgtatttgtctgaaagaagaaagtcatatacacctacagTATAGGATagtgtgagggtgagtaaacagaGTAATCttaatttttgggttaactatcccttaaACGCTAATGGAATAATAGTATAATTAGGAGCCAACCCCAGTGGGATCGAAAAGGGATCttagaattttaataaaatgctacCGGAAATCTGAGATTCCCATTTGAATTTCAGTGCATCTATAGAATGTGACCTTTAGAGGAAAGGCTGAATTAATGTAATAGTATGCATACTGTGATGTACCAGAGACAATGTTTTCATCAAGTACAGTGATATGATCACCACGGTCATAGCGGGAATGCTCATGGTAAAAGCCGAGGGAATGAAAGATCTCGTGGCAGATGTTCCCAACTGTACATTTTGGCCCAGTCAGAAGAGGCTGCTCACCCCCTCTACATCCGACGTAAGATGCACACCTTTAGGAAACCGCAATCTAGATTAGACGGCACTAGATGGAACATTTTTCAGACATCTTCCAAGACAGAAATATACTGTAAAAGTGTTGTGACAAAGACTGAATTCAAATCTGTGACTCACCCATCTGCATATATAAAGTGCAAATAGTCTGTTTCATTATTATGTGGATGGAATCTGATGCAGGTCTTCTCGGAGATCATATTTAAGGCATCAAGAATGTCTTCAGTCCTGTTTTCTGAAAACCATgaacatttacaaaaacaaacaaattctcTGAATATTAAGTGCATCTTCACCTGTTATCACTTAAACAATTTAAATTGGTGTCTATAATACAAGAGCACATTAAAGGGTAATAATCTGCAGGAAACATACcaccaaacacacagaaaaactcACCAATAACAGAATCAATTTCATAAGGCACTGACACATTCCCATTCTGCTCGGCCCATAGTGAACTTACTGCGTTCCTGTCAGTCTAAAAGACAAAAAATTACCAGAAGCAAGTTTTTTGCATAACAAGTGTtctgaaatgtgaccctggaaaAGCAAAACTAGtattaagtcactggggtatatttgtagcaatagccaaaaatacatgaTATGGGtccaaattattgatttttctgttatgctaaaaataattaggatattaaattaataaataaactaataaacctTAATTttgtattagtaatatgcattgctaagaacttcattaggacaactttaaagatgattttctcagtatttcgattttttgcaccctcagattccagagtTGCATCTCGATCGAATATtttccgatcctaacaaaccacacatcaatggaaagcttatttattcagctctcagatgatgtataaacttcaatttttaaaaattgaccatcatgactggttttgtgttacATGGTCACAAGGGTATTTTTTTCcatgctatggaagtcaatggctaccatcaattGTTTGCTTACCAGCACTTTATTTAAATCTCTCTCTTCTTTCATTCTCAACAAcacaactcatacaggttttgaacaacttgAGTGTGagaaaataatcaatttaattttttaagtgaactaaccctttatatGTGGATTTTTGGCTCagctaatgagaaaaaaaattgagaaagtgttaaagatacaTACTGTAATCGAAAATTTATAGAAACAAATCAGATAAAGAGTAATAAAcacttaaaatgcataaattagaGGTATTTTGGAAGCAAAATAGCCCAAAATTGACCAGTGCATGAGAGGTCAATTGAAATAGCTCTAGTCTCAATTGTGAAtgtaaaaagcataattttgGCTTACTGGTATTATGATATCCCCCTCATTTACAGCATAGTCTCCCTCAAGATCTGTTAAAGTTAGTTATTGAGAGACATTTAATCAGGTCTAAAGTCTCTGATGGGTCAAGCTGTCATGTAGACAAACTTCTTACCCAGCAGTGTTTCACTTGTCTTAACCAGATGAGGTTGTCCAATATTTGAGGAGTATCCTGTGGATAAAATAAAGCGTCATACAAATTTCGTTAAACGTTTAgttcattaaaaaagcagccaagtttTACCTTCATCATTCTGGATATCAGTGGCGTTCAATGTATCCACAGGAGTTCTCCATGCTTAAACATAaaaacagctttattttaatCTAGATGCTATAACTACAGATTTAAACTTAGAATATAATTCATTTCTGACAGATATGTCTGATCAGTGTACCTTCACAAAAAAACGCAACTATTAAAATTAACCCCAGCATTTTAAATAGTTGCTAACTTGTGGGAACAGTGACAGTATTAAATGAAACGACTAGACGGACGTGTCCTTTCAAACACGTCCTGGATTCGCTAATTATTTGGCCACCTGGGGATCTTGATTAACTTCAACCAGGGCCCGCTGGGAACCAAAACGCTCATGTTGTAATTTCATTCCGGACGGATTTATTggtgggacaaaaaaaaaaaaaaaaaaaaaaaaaaatcacacgtTAACTGCGAACTGTTTTGATGTTGACTGGTGATATTCTTTTGAGGTGAGCgtgaaaaattaatttattaattatattttttattacgaGAGATAGATTTCCACTAACCAGAAATGTCTTAAATAGATTTATCTTTCGTATGTTCGCCCATTTttccaataaaaatgtttttgattatgATTATTCATGCTATCTGCGAAGAAAACATAATCCAAATTAATATACTGAATCTGAAATATCCCTTATGACATGTGGTATAATTTGTTTTCTGCCAAATTACCAATCAAATCAAATTACCAATCAAAAGTGATTGTTACTGTAAATTACAAACATTTCGGTTTAAAGATGTATAAGAGTTATGTtctttatatatgtatttctttatgtatatgtattatgaatatgtagttctttatatatatatataatgtatatgtatgtatgtatgtatatatatgtatgtatatgtgtgtgtgtgtgtgtgtgtgtgtgtgtgttttgtgttgtaaAATATACTTATTGCTGTATACTATGGTAAAGAATGTTTACCACATTCACCAAAGTATTTCAAAGCACTTTCATGGTATGTTGTCATGGCACTTTAATAGTACATGGATTTTTTGTTAGTATGTGGACTCTGGTATATTAGCAGAAATATGGTTGTAATAGTTTATGTTATAGCATATagtaaataagttatttatttgataatgaaCAACTTCTCTCATTCTAACAGAAGTCAAAATGACGAGGTGGGCCCGAGCGAACAACGTCCATAAACACAAAGCAGCGGACGCCACACCATGGAAGCAGCTGAAGGCGAGCGGGAGCGCTGGAGAAGCAGGAGCCAGAGCCGCTGGCCGACACATCCAGCAGGGGCCAGGTGTAAAAAAACACAACCCGAAAAAGAAGACACGAGAGCATGACCGTGACGATGTGAACGGATTTCTGGAGTATTTAAAGCAGAGCTGTCAGACAACCCCAGACCGGGATCTGAGGGGAGAAGTGGCAACGGTACTGAAGAAAGACGAGAGACGAGAGAACAGACGCATAAagagacaaaacaacaaaaagaacgaTATGGTGAGGAAGTATCTAAAATATATCCCCGATTGTGTGATAACCTATATACTCAAAAAtgtgatatataaactcagaattgtgagatataaacttgcaaacaCAAGATAGAAATTCATTATTCTGAggaaagtctgaattgtgagagaaaCTCGTGAGAACAGCCAAGGAACAAAAAATTAAGGTTATTGTaacttttcatctcacaattctgacatctTTTTTTCTACCAGTTTTGTAACAAAATAATCTCAGTTGCCTGAAAAACAATCTGAATTATGAGATGGAAAAAGTTGCAATttcaattatttactttattattccaaagtggaaataagcttccatagacTTAAAATGAAATATCTGACACGTTTTCTCATATTTTTCCATTTAGATTTGCTTCAACTGCCGGAAGCCTGGTCACGGTCTCGCTGACTGCCCAGAGGCGGATAACGATGAAGAGATGGGCCGCGGGATCTGTTATCGGTGTGGGTCCACTGAACATGAGATCCAGAGATGTCGTGCTAAAGTAGATCCTGCCATGGGTACGAGCTGAATGAGACTTTTGGAcacttaaagtgaaaaaaaaaacaatgctatgACTTATCATATTAATGCAGCTCTCTTCTAGGTAATTACCCATATGCCAAGTGTTTTATCTGCGGTCAGACTGGACATCTGTCCAAAGCCTGTCCTGATAACCCGAAGGGACTGTATGCTGCAGGTCAGCGATTTACCTGTTTGAGCACTAAATATCTGAAGAATTTGAACATTCATGTTGTGGTGATTTGCTCCTCTCCTTTAGGCGGTTGCTGTCGGGTTTGTGGTTCAGTGGAACACTTTCAGAAAGATTGTCCAGAACACCAGAACTCAAGTGAGTTGAAGAGTTAATAATGTGACCATGTCCACTGGAAATCTGGTATCTGACATACAAACATCTAAGTTCACTTCTTTTTTTGCAGCTAATTCCATCACCCTCGGCCGGCTGTCCAACAGAATCAGCGCCGACCACGAGGACGTCCATGTGCCTGTGAAGAAAGCACAACCCAAAAAAGACAAGGTGGTGGTGTTCTGATCCACAGCTTTTGGAGGCGATAGAAATGGACTATCTTAACCGATCATTGCAATTTAGATTTGCTTTCTGCAGTTATGGACTGAAGTGTTTTTAGAGACAAACTAAAGCAACTCTTCATGTTTTGAGACCATTTACTTGCAATTAAACGTCCTCATGATGAAATTGCCTGAGATGTGTGAACATCACATTTTTGCCTGACTTAGAAATCTAAGTTTTAATTATGAATCCTGTTTGTCTTCATTGATATGCTCAAAAAAGAGAAGATCATTTGAATAtgaaaagcagcatttatttataagACACTTTGTACAAATATACTCTATGAAAGAGTGTTGTTAAGTGTGTGGGCCATATTCCTTCATGTAACCTTTGGCCCTTTAGAGGTTAAGAATACAACTGCacgcgtcttgcagaagaacattatTTTAGTTGTGCTTTGCCGCTGTTCTTCTGCCTGGATTATTTTTTTGGTTGTATTTTTGCTTGCCatatagtagggaagtatgtGGTTTCAGGTGAAGCCATTGCGTGGAAAAcagtatcccataatgcaatgtgcAGGTTTCACAATGATTTGTTGTGAATTTTCTATACAGAAAATACC harbors:
- the LOC113071559 gene encoding zinc finger CCHC domain-containing protein 9-like; this encodes MTRWARANNVHKHKAADATPWKQLKASGSAGEAGARAAGRHIQQGPGVKKHNPKKKTREHDRDDVNGFLEYLKQSCQTTPDRDLRGEVATVLKKDERRENRRIKRQNNKKNDMICFNCRKPGHGLADCPEADNDEEMGRGICYRCGSTEHEIQRCRAKVDPAMGNYPYAKCFICGQTGHLSKACPDNPKGLYAAGGCCRVCGSVEHFQKDCPEHQNSTNSITLGRLSNRISADHEDVHVPVKKAQPKKDKVVVF
- the LOC113071558 gene encoding astacin-like metalloprotease toxin 5 isoform X1; the encoded protein is MLGLILIVAFFCEAWRTPVDTLNATDIQNDEGYSSNIGQPHLVKTSETLLDLEGDYAVNEGDIIIPTDRNAVSSLWAEQNGNVSVPYEIDSVIENRTEDILDALNMISEKTCIRFHPHNNETDYLHFIYADGCASYVGCRGGEQPLLTGPKCTVGNICHEIFHSLGFYHEHSRYDRGDHITVLDENIVSGKEGNFLKKKGNTLGLKYDLDSILHYGSNYFSRNGQPTIQPKESNITIGQRTHLSDLDVQRIRKLYHCDETKSGSS
- the LOC113071558 gene encoding zinc metalloproteinase nas-13 isoform X2, with amino-acid sequence MMKDTPQILDNLIWLRQVKHCWTDRNAVSSLWAEQNGNVSVPYEIDSVIENRTEDILDALNMISEKTCIRFHPHNNETDYLHFIYADGCASYVGCRGGEQPLLTGPKCTVGNICHEIFHSLGFYHEHSRYDRGDHITVLDENIVSGKEGNFLKKKGNTLGLKYDLDSILHYGSNYFSRNGQPTIQPKESNITIGQRTHLSDLDVQRIRKLYHCDETKSGSS